One Salinimonas marina DNA segment encodes these proteins:
- a CDS encoding DUF3081 family protein — MRNELDNKFLLQVFDKIRQFGEKKDDRYLLNGITAFTDMDGYTLYVEDPKVKLQYGFHNQYHYDYESKDDVESFEKKLKQIDKEY, encoded by the coding sequence ATGAGAAACGAGTTGGACAACAAATTTTTGTTACAGGTATTTGATAAAATTCGCCAGTTTGGGGAAAAAAAAGATGACCGTTACCTGTTAAACGGGATCACTGCGTTTACCGATATGGATGGCTACACATTGTATGTAGAAGACCCGAAGGTGAAACTGCAGTACGGCTTTCATAATCAATACCATTACGACTATGAGTCTAAAGATGATGTAGAAAGTTTTGAGAAAAAACTTAAACAGATAGATAAAGAATACTAA
- a CDS encoding outer membrane beta-barrel protein, protein MKQLWTGVLAAACLCPGAQATEKMYGVIGAGYNDAEFIESDASGAAYYVGLGHQFAPQWYVEGGFKRLFDDIDDDAGAKADALYLALLGKASGREGELYYKLGVMRADVSGGYTVAGEVSGCDYGQVSFGQCRYDEGVFAGLVGFGFDYYLGLNTMLRFEYEHIRGEHDLSVNTATLGFRYNFN, encoded by the coding sequence ATGAAACAGCTATGGACAGGCGTGCTTGCGGCCGCCTGCCTGTGCCCGGGTGCACAGGCAACGGAGAAGATGTATGGCGTGATTGGCGCCGGCTACAATGATGCAGAATTTATTGAAAGTGATGCCAGCGGCGCCGCTTATTATGTAGGGCTGGGGCACCAGTTTGCACCGCAGTGGTATGTGGAGGGCGGTTTCAAGCGGTTGTTTGATGATATTGACGACGACGCCGGGGCCAAAGCCGATGCGCTCTATCTGGCATTATTGGGTAAAGCCAGTGGTCGAGAAGGTGAACTGTACTACAAGCTGGGTGTAATGCGCGCGGATGTCAGCGGCGGTTATACGGTGGCCGGGGAGGTCAGTGGCTGTGATTATGGTCAGGTCTCATTCGGGCAGTGCCGTTACGATGAAGGCGTGTTCGCCGGGCTGGTGGGATTTGGTTTTGATTACTATCTGGGACTAAACACCATGCTGCGTTTTGAATACGAACATATTCGCGGAGAACATGATTTGTCGGTGAATACCGCCACACTGGGCTTTCGTTACAACTTCAATTGA